A single genomic interval of Celeribacter indicus harbors:
- a CDS encoding nucleotidyl transferase AbiEii/AbiGii toxin family protein, translating into MSESYTRFLALSSRDQKDVFEAAADRLDTLPSYVEKDFWVCFVLDALYKRLPDGHPQLLFKGGTALSKAYGLIRRFSEDIDLVVYRDGLGFAAERDPTNPEGISNKKRKALFDDLKDACSSYIRGDLAEALKPLLDARCSIAPDDEDGDQQTLLIEYPTLYPSTEISYVLPRVKLEAGARSALDPNETASVTPYIAEELPDGWSFAVDNVHVIAPQRTYLEKLLILHGAFCGNRDEARVPADSDRISRHYYDVAMITGTQIGRAALADDGLLAAVREHNLIAFRQAWKKFEDATPGSICVVPAAELRAAIEEDYAAMQGMMLGEAPPFDWIMEQLRVAEDAINRR; encoded by the coding sequence ATGAGCGAGAGCTATACGCGGTTCCTCGCGCTTTCATCTCGCGACCAGAAGGACGTATTCGAGGCGGCTGCTGACCGCCTCGACACGCTTCCGAGCTATGTCGAGAAGGATTTCTGGGTCTGCTTCGTGCTGGACGCGCTCTACAAACGCTTGCCGGACGGCCACCCGCAACTCCTGTTCAAGGGCGGCACGGCGTTATCCAAGGCCTATGGGCTCATCCGCCGCTTTTCGGAGGACATCGATCTTGTCGTTTATCGGGATGGTCTCGGCTTCGCGGCCGAACGCGACCCGACGAACCCCGAAGGTATTTCGAACAAGAAGCGCAAGGCCCTATTCGATGACCTGAAGGACGCCTGCAGCTCCTATATTCGCGGTGATCTGGCAGAAGCGCTGAAGCCGCTGCTCGATGCGCGTTGCAGCATCGCGCCCGACGATGAGGACGGCGATCAGCAAACTCTGCTGATCGAGTACCCGACGCTCTATCCAAGCACCGAGATCTCCTACGTCCTGCCACGCGTGAAACTCGAAGCGGGCGCGCGCTCGGCGCTCGATCCCAACGAGACAGCCAGCGTGACGCCCTATATCGCAGAGGAACTGCCCGACGGATGGTCATTCGCAGTCGACAACGTCCATGTCATCGCCCCGCAGCGCACCTACCTGGAGAAACTTCTGATTTTGCACGGCGCGTTCTGCGGTAATCGTGACGAAGCACGTGTGCCTGCCGACAGCGACAGGATTTCCCGCCACTACTATGACGTCGCCATGATCACCGGCACGCAGATTGGGCGCGCCGCCCTGGCCGACGACGGGCTGCTTGCGGCCGTGCGCGAACACAACCTCATCGCTTTCAGGCAGGCATGGAAGAAATTCGAAGACGCCACGCCAGGCTCGATCTGCGTCGTACCGGCCGCCGAGTTGCGCGCGGCGATCGAGGAGGACTATGCCGCGATGCAGGGCATGATGCTCGGCGAGGCACCGCCTTTCGACTGGATCATGGAACAACTTCGGGTCGCCGAGGACGCAATCAATCGGCGTTAG
- a CDS encoding helix-turn-helix transcriptional regulator, whose translation MATRHLSQIELAARWNISHRTLERWRWTGEGPKFIKLGGRVIYRLEDVEAFEAEQIRGVDHEPHRPMSA comes from the coding sequence ATGGCGACCAGGCACCTTTCCCAGATCGAGCTGGCGGCTCGCTGGAACATTTCGCACCGCACGCTGGAGCGCTGGCGGTGGACGGGCGAAGGCCCGAAATTCATCAAGCTCGGCGGCCGGGTGATCTACCGGCTCGAGGATGTCGAGGCCTTCGAGGCCGAACAGATCCGCGGCGTGGATCACGAACCCCATCGTCCGATGTCGGCGTGA
- a CDS encoding ATP-binding protein, which yields MAISLASLRTTSVLTPPRILIHGVAGVGKSTFAADADRPVFLMTEDGLGKLQVPHFPLATSYAEVAEALDALLNEDHDFGTVVVDSVDWLEPLIWAEACKRNGWASIEAPGFGKGYAEALTIWREYLDRLNALRDRKGMVVIQIAHTDIKRFDSPEHEPYDRYVIKLQTRASALLQEHSDVVLFANYQISVAKSDVGFNKKVTRALGSGARVMHTEERPAFLAKNRYGLPDTLPLMWSEFLAAMPQSQ from the coding sequence ATGGCCATTTCGCTCGCGTCCCTGCGCACGACCTCGGTGCTGACTCCGCCGCGCATCCTGATCCACGGCGTGGCCGGGGTGGGAAAATCCACCTTCGCGGCCGATGCCGACCGGCCCGTCTTCCTCATGACCGAGGATGGCCTGGGCAAGCTGCAGGTCCCGCATTTCCCGCTCGCGACCAGCTACGCGGAGGTGGCCGAGGCGCTTGATGCGCTGCTGAACGAGGACCACGATTTCGGCACGGTCGTCGTCGACAGCGTCGACTGGCTGGAGCCGCTGATCTGGGCCGAGGCCTGCAAGCGCAACGGCTGGGCCTCGATCGAGGCGCCGGGGTTTGGCAAGGGCTATGCCGAGGCGCTGACCATCTGGCGCGAATATCTCGACAGGCTCAACGCGCTGCGCGACCGCAAAGGCATGGTGGTCATCCAGATCGCCCATACCGACATCAAGCGTTTCGACAGCCCCGAGCACGAGCCCTACGACCGCTATGTGATCAAGCTGCAGACCCGCGCCTCGGCGCTGCTGCAGGAGCATTCGGACGTGGTGCTTTTCGCCAACTATCAGATCTCGGTCGCGAAATCCGACGTCGGCTTCAACAAGAAGGTGACTCGGGCGCTCGGGTCCGGTGCGCGCGTCATGCACACCGAAGAGCGCCCCGCCTTCCTCGCCAAGAACCGGTACGGCCTTCCGGACACCCTGCCGCTGATGTGGTCGGAGTTCCTCGCGGCCATGCCCCAATCCCAATGA
- a CDS encoding helix-turn-helix domain-containing protein, protein MTLEGLAERVGSSKSYMWEIENKEVVRPSAEKLAMIATALDTTVEYLLAGDGEKEEENAEDIAFFRKYKKMAAPEKERLRRILDALDDD, encoded by the coding sequence TTGACCCTGGAGGGACTCGCCGAGCGGGTCGGCTCCAGCAAGAGCTACATGTGGGAAATAGAGAACAAGGAAGTCGTTCGTCCCTCGGCCGAGAAGCTGGCCATGATCGCCACCGCGCTCGACACCACAGTCGAGTACTTATTGGCCGGTGACGGTGAAAAAGAAGAGGAAAACGCCGAGGACATAGCTTTCTTCAGAAAATACAAGAAGATGGCGGCGCCGGAGAAAGAACGCCTGCGACGCATCCTGGATGCTTTGGACGACGATTGA
- a CDS encoding ImmA/IrrE family metallo-endopeptidase, which translates to MTSGKQKSPQQEANRLSIMLRHVLGEDRFPVDVEALAREVSRNNADPIGKIVGGELPGFEGMLRPHRKRPEWHIVYNDDPRYRGRVRFTIAHEFGHYQLHRPILSDRDYKSGTLQRDCDFQCKPLLPNAWQEAERQREEEADTFASYLLMPLDDYREQVNGEEMTVDLLNHITDRYGVSLLAACRKWIDFTDRRAVMIVARDGFARWGRASKSALKSGIFVRSGMQIPDDALAALGADERGFVSDRPVQRPAGVWNFSRGSEPVRELALVSEFLDLSLTILQFDDAVYGRDFEEEPILDSYDKFMDGWTS; encoded by the coding sequence ATGACGAGCGGAAAGCAGAAATCTCCCCAGCAAGAGGCAAACCGGCTCTCGATCATGCTCCGGCATGTTCTGGGCGAAGACCGCTTTCCGGTCGACGTCGAAGCCTTGGCGCGAGAAGTCTCCCGCAACAACGCGGACCCGATCGGGAAAATCGTGGGTGGCGAGCTCCCGGGTTTCGAGGGAATGCTCCGGCCGCACCGAAAGCGCCCGGAATGGCACATCGTCTATAACGACGACCCCCGGTATCGCGGCCGCGTTCGCTTCACCATCGCGCATGAGTTCGGTCACTACCAACTTCATCGCCCCATCCTGTCCGATCGGGATTACAAGAGCGGAACCCTCCAGCGCGATTGCGATTTTCAATGCAAACCGCTGCTGCCGAATGCCTGGCAGGAGGCAGAACGACAACGCGAGGAAGAGGCGGACACTTTCGCCTCCTACCTGCTGATGCCGCTCGATGACTACCGTGAGCAGGTGAACGGCGAAGAAATGACCGTCGACCTTCTGAACCACATCACTGATCGCTATGGCGTTTCGCTGCTGGCCGCCTGCCGGAAGTGGATCGATTTCACGGACCGGCGGGCCGTCATGATCGTCGCGCGTGACGGTTTCGCAAGGTGGGGGCGTGCCAGCAAGTCTGCTCTCAAGAGCGGGATCTTCGTGCGATCGGGCATGCAGATCCCTGACGATGCGCTGGCTGCCCTCGGCGCCGACGAGAGGGGATTTGTCTCGGACCGGCCGGTCCAGCGACCGGCTGGCGTCTGGAACTTCAGTCGCGGGTCCGAGCCAGTGCGGGAACTGGCATTGGTGTCCGAGTTTCTGGACTTGTCCCTGACCATCTTGCAGTTCGACGACGCCGTCTATGGTCGGGACTTCGAGGAGGAGCCGATCCTCGACAGCTACGACAAGTTCATGGACGGGTGGACGAGTTGA
- a CDS encoding DUF2188 domain-containing protein → MAVGKNPGTHHVVPNAEGGWDVRRGGAARSSGHFDTKQDAVQRAREISRNADTELKIHNRDGRIAQSDSHGNDPRNIKG, encoded by the coding sequence ATGGCTGTTGGAAAGAACCCGGGCACGCATCACGTCGTGCCGAATGCAGAAGGCGGCTGGGATGTCCGCCGCGGTGGTGCGGCGCGCTCGAGCGGGCACTTTGATACCAAGCAGGACGCCGTCCAGCGTGCGCGCGAAATCAGCCGCAATGCGGATACCGAACTGAAGATCCACAATCGTGACGGACGGATCGCGCAGTCGGATTCGCACGGCAACGACCCCCGCAACATCAAGGGCTGA
- a CDS encoding DUF6088 family protein, producing the protein MTGISDRIMKRLRSKGRGKWVCTPKDFLDLGSRAAIDQALSRLAKSGDLRRVGRGLYDLPRTSGVLKRPAPVDMDKAVAALARRDSVRIMPDGIAAANQLGLTNAVPAKTSYVTDGATRDVKIGNRTVRLRHAGPSVMAWAGKTSAPVAQALRWLGPQAALDTRVATTLKRKLPDAVKKDLVRNSGSLPSWAAPIAHSLVDPQIATP; encoded by the coding sequence ATGACTGGTATTTCAGATAGAATCATGAAGCGCCTTCGTTCGAAGGGGCGCGGGAAGTGGGTTTGCACCCCCAAGGACTTCCTCGATCTCGGTAGCCGTGCGGCTATCGATCAGGCGTTGTCGCGCCTGGCAAAGAGTGGTGATCTGCGTCGTGTCGGCCGTGGGCTTTACGATCTTCCCCGCACCAGCGGCGTCCTGAAACGGCCCGCACCGGTCGATATGGACAAGGCGGTTGCAGCCCTCGCGCGGCGCGACAGTGTTCGAATCATGCCCGATGGCATCGCCGCAGCGAACCAGCTGGGCCTGACCAATGCTGTCCCCGCGAAGACGAGCTATGTGACGGATGGGGCGACACGAGACGTGAAAATCGGCAATCGGACCGTGCGGCTGCGGCATGCAGGTCCGAGTGTGATGGCATGGGCGGGAAAAACCTCCGCGCCAGTCGCGCAGGCGCTGCGCTGGCTCGGACCGCAAGCCGCGTTGGACACACGGGTTGCGACCACGCTCAAGCGCAAGCTGCCAGATGCCGTGAAAAAGGATCTCGTTCGTAACAGCGGTAGCCTGCCGAGCTGGGCAGCGCCCATCGCGCATAGCCTTGTCGACCCGCAGATCGCCACACCATGA